From Desulfuromonas sp., the proteins below share one genomic window:
- a CDS encoding Crp/Fnr family transcriptional regulator, with the protein MRFKPALSTASLAEKLDAFPFFAELSPQGREELLQAASPMHFPAGTQLLEEGGACQALLLVERGGIRVNKNFQNGRGITLYMVHPGESCLLGTTCMLGETRYPAQASVDETTDAIAVPAATFQRMFHQENGLRQFVVGLFSHRLLHLMLLVQDVASRKMDERLAGFLLQQAGGSPDLFYPVTMSHDQIATHLGTAREVVSRLLHQLAREGLVDLRRRQVIIKNPEGLQNRCEETDFEEKTSVL; encoded by the coding sequence ATGCGCTTCAAACCTGCCCTTTCCACCGCCAGCCTGGCGGAGAAACTCGATGCCTTTCCCTTTTTCGCGGAACTCTCCCCCCAGGGACGCGAGGAGTTGCTGCAGGCGGCCAGCCCCATGCATTTCCCCGCCGGCACGCAATTGCTCGAAGAAGGGGGAGCCTGCCAGGCCCTTCTGCTGGTCGAGCGCGGCGGCATCCGGGTTAACAAGAATTTCCAGAACGGCAGGGGCATAACCCTCTACATGGTCCATCCGGGCGAATCCTGCCTCCTCGGCACGACCTGCATGTTGGGCGAAACTCGCTACCCCGCCCAGGCGAGCGTTGACGAAACGACCGACGCCATAGCCGTGCCCGCCGCCACTTTCCAGCGGATGTTCCACCAGGAAAACGGGCTGCGACAGTTCGTGGTCGGACTCTTTTCCCACCGCCTGCTCCATTTGATGCTTCTGGTCCAGGACGTGGCTTCCCGCAAAATGGACGAACGCCTTGCCGGTTTTCTCCTGCAGCAGGCCGGAGGCAGCCCTGACCTGTTCTACCCGGTCACCATGAGCCACGATCAAATCGCGACCCACCTCGGGACCGCTCGCGAAGTGGTCAGCCGCCTGTTGCACCAGTTAGCCCGGGAGGGCCTGGTCGACCTGAGGCGGCGGCAGGTGATCATCAAGAACCCGGAAGGGCTTCAGAATCGCTGCGAAGAAACCGATTTCGAGGAAAAAACATCGGTTTTGTGA
- a CDS encoding PLP-dependent aminotransferase family protein encodes MEERHRYKEVGRHITALIDSAALLPGERLPSLRALSRQLRVSIATVTQAYLELEKTGIVEARPRSGYYVRQALRRLPRPESVPRPQLEPIAGNRSRLIQTVLGAVGSSDLLPLGVTGAAPELLPGKLLAKLMAAECRGAPEAAIGYEQIAGHIELRRQIALYLLGSGIAARPEEIIVTTGAMEALYIAIRALTRPGDTVLIQSPTYYCFLQLLESCGLRAVEIPSHPRTGVHPDDLRQALKRFDIRACLLAPNFNNPDGSLTCEEARAEIMAILEEEEVPLIEDDVYGDVHFGPRRPGTLKARDRRGLVLYCNSFSKTIAPGFRVGYLLPGRFFPKALEIKSTTNVTSATPTQRALAAYLRQGHFERHLRRLRQTMEAQMRTLQLHLGCHFPAGTRVTQPEGGGALWVELPPGVDGVEYFYRARAEGIGVVPGSVFSTQDRFGNYVRLSCNGLWNEDLARGVETLGRIAAEMA; translated from the coding sequence ATGGAGGAAAGGCATCGCTACAAGGAGGTCGGGCGGCACATCACGGCCCTCATCGATTCGGCGGCCCTCCTGCCCGGGGAGCGCCTGCCGTCGCTGCGGGCGCTGAGCCGCCAGTTGCGGGTGAGCATCGCCACCGTGACCCAGGCCTACCTGGAGCTGGAGAAGACGGGGATCGTCGAGGCCCGGCCCCGCTCGGGCTACTACGTGCGCCAGGCACTGCGCCGCCTCCCCCGTCCGGAGAGCGTCCCCCGCCCCCAGCTCGAGCCGATCGCCGGCAACCGCAGCCGCCTCATCCAGACCGTCCTCGGCGCGGTGGGGAGCAGCGACCTCCTCCCCCTCGGCGTGACCGGCGCCGCGCCGGAGCTGCTGCCGGGGAAGCTCCTCGCCAAGCTGATGGCGGCGGAGTGCCGCGGGGCGCCCGAGGCTGCCATCGGCTACGAGCAGATCGCCGGGCACATCGAGCTGCGGCGGCAGATCGCCCTCTACCTCCTCGGCTCCGGCATCGCCGCCCGGCCCGAGGAGATCATCGTCACCACCGGGGCGATGGAGGCGCTCTACATCGCCATCCGCGCCCTGACCCGCCCCGGGGACACGGTGCTCATCCAGTCGCCGACCTACTACTGCTTCCTGCAGCTCCTGGAGAGCTGCGGCCTGAGGGCGGTGGAGATCCCCTCCCACCCCCGCACCGGCGTCCACCCCGACGACCTGCGCCAGGCCCTGAAGCGCTTCGACATCCGCGCCTGCCTCCTCGCCCCCAACTTCAACAACCCCGACGGCAGCCTCACCTGCGAGGAGGCCCGGGCGGAGATCATGGCCATTCTCGAAGAGGAGGAAGTTCCCCTCATCGAGGACGACGTCTACGGCGACGTCCACTTCGGCCCCCGGCGCCCCGGCACCCTCAAGGCCCGCGACCGCCGGGGCCTGGTCCTCTACTGCAACTCCTTCTCCAAGACCATCGCCCCCGGCTTCCGCGTCGGCTACCTCCTGCCCGGGCGCTTTTTCCCAAAGGCGCTGGAGATCAAGTCGACCACCAACGTCACCAGCGCCACCCCCACCCAGCGGGCGCTGGCCGCCTATCTTCGCCAGGGGCACTTCGAGCGCCACCTGCGGCGGCTGCGCCAGACGATGGAGGCCCAGATGCGCACCCTCCAGCTCCACCTCGGCTGCCACTTCCCCGCCGGCACGCGGGTGACCCAGCCCGAAGGGGGAGGCGCCCTGTGGGTCGAGCTGCCGCCGGGGGTCGACGGCGTCGAGTACTTCTATCGCGCCCGTGCCGAGGGGATCGGGGTGGTGCCGGGGAGCGTCTTCTCGACCCAGGACCGTTTCGGCAACTACGTGCGCCTTAGCTGCAACGGCCTGTGGAACGAAGACCTTGCCCGGGGGGTGGAAACGCTGGGGAGGATTGCGGCGGAGATGGCTTGA
- a CDS encoding class I SAM-dependent methyltransferase: MMSDIQSIHDFDLELICEYFAGLDRQGPGSPEVTNRALDFIEGLNENSRIADIGCGTGGQTIVLARRAPGKIIGIDLFPIFIDLFNANAKKAGLQEKVVGRVGSMDNLPFEEGEMDLMWSEGAIYNIGFEKGLNEWRRYLRQGGYVAVSEASWFTESRPAEIEEVWRDAYPGIDTIPAKMAQLQSAGYMPVACFSLPETCWTDNFYAPQAEAQRAFLAKHPGDAGARGFIENQRHEQRLYEKYKEFYGYAFYIGKKL; encoded by the coding sequence ATGATGTCAGACATTCAATCGATACACGATTTTGACCTTGAATTGATCTGTGAATATTTCGCAGGCCTGGATCGACAGGGGCCGGGTAGTCCAGAGGTCACAAACAGGGCCCTGGATTTCATCGAGGGGCTGAACGAGAATTCCCGTATCGCCGATATCGGCTGTGGCACGGGCGGACAAACCATTGTCCTGGCGCGGCGGGCCCCCGGGAAAATCATCGGGATTGACCTGTTCCCAATATTTATCGATCTGTTTAACGCAAACGCCAAGAAAGCGGGTCTGCAGGAGAAGGTGGTAGGGCGTGTCGGGTCTATGGATAACCTTCCCTTCGAGGAGGGGGAGATGGATCTGATGTGGTCTGAAGGCGCGATTTATAATATCGGGTTCGAAAAAGGGCTTAACGAATGGCGACGGTATCTCAGGCAAGGTGGATACGTCGCGGTTTCGGAGGCGTCATGGTTCACGGAGAGCCGTCCGGCTGAGATAGAAGAAGTCTGGAGGGATGCCTACCCTGGAATCGACACGATCCCGGCGAAAATGGCACAACTGCAGTCAGCGGGATACATGCCCGTAGCGTGCTTTTCTCTGCCCGAAACATGTTGGACAGACAACTTCTATGCCCCACAAGCTGAGGCTCAAAGGGCTTTCTTGGCAAAACATCCCGGAGATGCTGGTGCCAGAGGATTTATCGAAAACCAGAGGCACGAGCAACGGTTGTATGAAAAGTACAAAGAATTCTATGGGTATGCCTTCTACATCGGAAAAAAACTGTAG
- a CDS encoding helix-turn-helix transcriptional regulator has product MGRKIGEVKKELLQDEGFRREYDALEEEFSFAAQLIEARTKAHLTQEQVARCMGTTQSVVARIESGHPLPSLRTLKRYASAVRRRVEIRLVRE; this is encoded by the coding sequence ATGGGCAGAAAAATCGGGGAAGTGAAAAAAGAGCTTCTGCAGGACGAGGGATTCAGGCGGGAGTATGACGCTCTCGAAGAGGAGTTCTCCTTTGCCGCGCAACTGATCGAGGCCCGAACCAAGGCGCACCTCACCCAGGAGCAGGTCGCCCGCTGCATGGGAACGACGCAATCGGTCGTGGCCCGGATCGAATCAGGTCATCCGTTGCCGAGCCTGCGTACGCTGAAGCGGTATGCGTCTGCGGTGCGGAGACGGGTTGAGATCAGGTTGGTGAGGGAGTGA
- a CDS encoding DUF1778 domain-containing protein, with protein MAAKTERISARVNENVYETLTRAAGIVGATVNQFLVQSALEKAQTVIEEENVIRLSGESAKRFFDAIENPPEPNQKLIAAMKAHKELT; from the coding sequence ATGGCTGCAAAAACCGAGAGAATTTCAGCGCGAGTCAATGAAAATGTCTATGAAACATTGACAAGGGCGGCTGGCATTGTTGGTGCGACGGTCAATCAATTCCTGGTGCAATCAGCCCTAGAAAAGGCTCAGACTGTCATTGAGGAAGAAAATGTAATTCGCCTTAGCGGCGAATCTGCCAAGAGATTTTTTGATGCCATCGAAAATCCACCAGAGCCCAACCAGAAATTGATAGCTGCAATGAAAGCCCATAAGGAGCTGACCTAG